ACGCCATCAACATATTGCAATCCAATCTTACACAAAGGATTGTGCTATTGTTTGGGTGAGAATGGAGGATTAGGAGTATTTGATCCAAACGACAACCCAAGTAATTGGATTATTTATCATAATGATAAAATTCCCCCTATTCAAGAAAAGCTCGATTCAGTTCATCGAAGTTACTTGGTGGAAAGTGATGAAGGGAAGCTTTTAGCAATATTCATGGTTGAGGAGGGTGACACTAAGACACCAATTCATGTTTTTGAACTACCTAAGTTACAAGTAAATAAAAACATGATGAAACCTCGCAAGATTGTCTGTCGTATTGTGAGAAGTTTGGGAAATAGAATCCTATATATCAGTCTTGGAGGGTCTTTCTTAGAACCTGTTGTGCCAAGAGGATTGGGCGACAAGATTTACTTGCCAATTATCCAAGACAAGAAAAACATATACTACTCTCTCAGTACTGGCAAGTATCATTTCATATTCGATGATTATTCTGCCAAAAACATTCATAGATTACAACTACCGATGAATTGTTGTTGGATTCAGGGCAGGCCAAAACTGACTTTAAACAAAGACTTTGAATGGTGATTAAGAGAATTCCTCTCTCTCGCGCTAGagatttata
This genomic stretch from Quercus robur chromosome 4, dhQueRobu3.1, whole genome shotgun sequence harbors:
- the LOC126722121 gene encoding F-box/kelch-repeat protein At1g57790-like — encoded protein: MSVGSHKCSFFHPAYQKHDACEIDIPELLDARIRFSKYGWLLLTGYGYDNFSVFFFNPFTKEKVELPKYTNRESFVTMSFSSPPTSSDCFVIGICGWDDFGFIKRGEKRWTSHKIIKRPEFTPSTYCNPILHKGLCYCLGENGGLGVFDPNDNPSNWIIYHNDKIPPIQEKLDSVHRSYLVESDEGKLLAIFMVEEGDTKTPIHVFELPKLQVNKNMMKPRKIVCRIVRSLGNRILYISLGGSFLEPVVPRGLGDKIYLPIIQDKKNIYYSLSTGKYHFIFDDYSAKNIHRLQLPMNCCWIQGRPKLTLNKDFEW